In Alosa alosa isolate M-15738 ecotype Scorff River chromosome 19, AALO_Geno_1.1, whole genome shotgun sequence, a genomic segment contains:
- the LOC125284401 gene encoding mucin-22-like — protein MQQNPHQLEHHKSITTAATQSSSTEAKESTTTGAPQSTISGATQPTTAIVTESTTDSTSTGVTQSTITGATQLTTTDATESTTTAATQSSSTEATESTTTAATQSSSTEGTESTTTAATQSSSTEGTESTTTAATQSSSTEGTESTTTAATQSSSTEGTESITTAATQSSSTEGTESTTTAATQSSSTEGTESTTTAATQSSSTEGTESTTTAATQSSSTEGTESTTTAATQSSSTEASESTTTAATQSSSTEATESTTFVLTQTNTTGATTTGATQSTVTTATESISTGALFSIIGDATESTSTGAPQSTISGATQSTTTVVTESTTDSTSTGVTQSTISGATQLTTTDVTESITTAATQSSSTEATESTTTGAPQSTISGATQPTTAIVTESTTDSTSTGVTQSTITGATQLTTTDATESTTTATTQSSSTEATESTTTAATQSSSTEGTESTTTAATQSSSTEGTESTTTAATQSSSTEGTESTTTAATQSSSTEGTESIQLLQHNQP, from the exons ATGCAACAGAATCCACATCAACTGGAGCACCACA AATCAATTACAACTGCTGCAacacaatcatcttcaactgaaGCAAAAGAATCAACTACAACTGGAGCACCACAATCAACCATATCTGGTGCAACACAGCCAACCACAGCCATAGTAACTGAATCAACCACAGATTCAACCTCAACTGGAGTTACACAGTCAACCATAACGGGAGCAACACAATTAACTACCACTGATGCAACAGAATCAACTACAACTGCTGCAacacaatcatcttcaactgaaGCAACAGAATCAACTACAACTGCTGCAacacaatcatcttcaactgaaGGAACAGAATCAACTACAACTGCTGCAacacaatcatcttcaactgaaGGAACAGAATCAACTACAACTGCTGCAacacaatcatcttcaactgaaGGAACAGAATCAACTACAACTGCTGCAacacaatcatcttcaactgaaGGAACAGAATCAATTACAACTGCTGCAacacaatcatcttcaactgaaGGAACAGAATCAACTACAACTGCTGCAacacaatcatcttcaactgaaGGAACAGAATCAACTACAACTGCTGCAacacaatcatcttcaactgaaGGAACAGAATCAACTACAACTGCTGCAacacaatcatcttcaactgaaGGAACAGAATCAACTAC AACTGCTGCAacacaatcatcttcaactgaaGCATCAGAATCAACTACAACTGCTGCAacacaatcatcttcaactgaaGCAACAGAATCAACTACATTTGTtttgacacaaacaaatacaactgGGGCAACTACAACGGGAGCAACACAGTCTACCGTAACTACAGCAACAGAATCTATTTCAACTGGAGCACTATTTTCAATTATAGGTGATGCAACAGAATCCACATCAACTGGAGCACCACAGTCAACCATATCTGGTGCAACACAATCAACCACAACCGTAGTGACGGAATCAACTACAGATTCAACCTCAACTGGAGTGACACAGTCAACCATAAGTGGAGCGACACAATTAACTACCACTGATGTAACAGAATCAATTACAACTGCTGCAacacaatcatcttcaactgaaGCAACAGAATCAACTACAACTGGAGCACCACAATCAACCATATCTGGTGCAACACAGCCAACCACAGCCATAGTAACTGAATCAACCACAGATTCAACCTCAACTGGAGTTACACAGTCAACCATAACGGGAGCAACACAATTAACTACCACTGATGCAACAGAATCAACTACAACTGCTACAacacaatcatcttcaactgaaGCAACAGAATCAACTACAACTGCTGCAacacaatcatcttcaactgaaGGAACAGAATCAACTACAACTGCTGCAacacaatcatcttcaactgaaGGAACAGAATCAACTACAACTGCTGCAacacaatcatcttcaactgaaGGAACAGAATCAACTACAACTGCTGCAacacaatcatcttcaactgaaGGAACAGAATCAATACAACTGCTGCAACACAATCAACCATAA